In the Kribbella sp. NBC_00482 genome, one interval contains:
- a CDS encoding RNA polymerase sigma factor: MSSSSSENLPAEPARTVAATARSTAPRTSARVTDPAAKKVAAKKAAVKAAGTKEDGIPAKKAAAKKATAKKAVSEAGLSIDPKTGKPRALDDVDESDFSPDAVKPLEKELTEDQGFIVSEADETDEPEQQVMVAGATADPVKDYLKQIGKVPLLNAEQEVELAKRIEAGLFAEEQIADETAKLKEKVRDEYEWISEDGRRAKNHLLEANLRLVVSLAKRYTGRGMLFLDLIQEGNLGLIRAVEKFDYTKGYKFSTYATWWIRQAITRAMADQARTIRIPVHMVEVINKLARVQRQMLQDLGREPTPEELAKELDMTPEKVIEVQKYGREPISLHTPLGEDGDSEFGDLIEDSEAIVPAEAVSFTLLQEQLHAVLDTLSEREAGVVSMRFGLTDGQPKTLDEIGKVYGVTRERIRQIESKTMSKLRHPSRSQVLRDYLD; this comes from the coding sequence GTGTCGTCCAGCTCGTCCGAGAATCTTCCCGCCGAGCCGGCCCGGACCGTGGCCGCCACGGCCCGTAGCACGGCTCCGAGGACCAGCGCTCGAGTGACCGACCCGGCCGCCAAGAAGGTGGCCGCGAAGAAGGCCGCGGTGAAGGCCGCCGGCACCAAGGAGGACGGTATCCCCGCGAAGAAGGCCGCTGCCAAGAAGGCTACGGCGAAGAAGGCAGTGTCCGAGGCGGGTCTGTCCATCGACCCGAAGACCGGTAAGCCGCGCGCGCTGGACGATGTGGACGAGTCCGACTTCAGCCCGGACGCGGTGAAGCCACTGGAGAAGGAGCTCACCGAGGACCAGGGCTTCATCGTCTCCGAGGCCGACGAGACCGACGAGCCCGAGCAGCAGGTGATGGTCGCGGGGGCCACCGCGGACCCGGTCAAGGACTACCTGAAGCAGATCGGCAAGGTCCCGCTGCTGAACGCCGAGCAGGAGGTCGAGCTCGCCAAGCGGATCGAGGCCGGCCTGTTCGCGGAGGAGCAGATCGCCGACGAGACCGCCAAGCTCAAGGAGAAGGTCCGCGACGAGTACGAGTGGATCTCCGAGGACGGCCGGCGCGCCAAGAACCACCTGCTCGAGGCCAACCTGCGCTTGGTGGTGTCGTTGGCCAAGCGCTACACCGGCCGCGGGATGCTGTTCCTGGACCTGATCCAGGAGGGCAACCTCGGTCTGATCCGCGCGGTGGAGAAGTTCGACTACACCAAGGGCTACAAGTTCTCGACGTACGCGACCTGGTGGATCCGGCAGGCGATCACCCGCGCGATGGCCGACCAGGCCCGGACCATCCGGATCCCGGTGCACATGGTCGAGGTCATCAACAAGCTCGCCCGCGTCCAGCGGCAGATGCTGCAGGACCTCGGCCGGGAGCCCACTCCGGAGGAGCTCGCCAAGGAGCTCGACATGACCCCGGAGAAGGTCATCGAGGTGCAGAAGTACGGTCGTGAGCCGATCTCGCTGCACACGCCGCTCGGTGAGGACGGCGACTCCGAGTTCGGTGACCTGATCGAGGACTCCGAGGCGATCGTGCCGGCCGAGGCGGTCTCGTTCACGCTGCTCCAGGAGCAGCTGCACGCGGTCCTCGACACGCTGTCCGAGCGCGAGGCCGGTGTGGTCTCGATGCGGTTCGGTCTGACCGACGGCCAGCCGAAGACGCTTGACGAGATCGGCAAGGTGTACGGCGTGACCCGCGAGCGGATCCGCCAGATCGAGTCCAAGACCATGTCGAAGCTGCGCCACCCGTCGCGCTCACAGGTCCTCCGGGATTACCTGGATTGA
- a CDS encoding DUF6412 domain-containing protein has translation MTQWIAGVVASVIPVLDTASLAAAVLTAAALLLALVVVARSSARSVHTAAPLLARATSVRDRAEQTVFLRLRDPDAAGRPRPRAPGQ, from the coding sequence ATGACGCAGTGGATCGCCGGCGTTGTCGCGTCGGTGATCCCTGTGTTGGACACGGCTTCGTTGGCCGCCGCCGTTCTTACGGCGGCGGCTTTGCTGTTGGCGCTGGTCGTCGTCGCGCGGTCGTCCGCGCGCTCGGTGCACACCGCCGCGCCGTTGCTCGCTCGCGCGACCTCGGTCCGGGACCGGGCCGAGCAGACCGTGTTCCTCCGGCTGCGCGATCCCGACGCGGCCGGACGCCCACGCCCACGAGCACCGGGACAGTAG
- a CDS encoding YidC/Oxa1 family membrane protein insertase → MPSFLEAPVAGAYHLLTSLVTTLEPLTGAYAAVIAIVLCTLVVRLSLLPLSVRAHRGLKARAELMPQLKKLTERHRDNPERLQREVAKLQTESGTSLFAGFLPTLAQLPFFWLMYTLFSRTMVAGESNQLISGNLLGAPLGVHWPILTGTPAYIVIAVLLAVVAWFSARLQLRQLDPSATTLSRRVAQLLPYGTLLTAAFVPLAAGLYLLTTTTWTVAERTILQR, encoded by the coding sequence GTGCCTTCCTTTCTGGAGGCACCGGTCGCCGGTGCCTATCACTTGCTCACGTCCCTCGTCACCACACTCGAACCGCTCACCGGTGCGTACGCCGCGGTCATCGCGATCGTCCTGTGCACCCTCGTCGTACGGCTGTCCCTGCTCCCGCTGAGCGTGCGGGCGCACCGCGGGTTGAAGGCCCGCGCGGAGTTGATGCCGCAGCTGAAGAAGCTGACCGAACGGCATCGCGACAACCCGGAGCGCCTGCAGCGTGAGGTGGCGAAGTTGCAGACCGAGTCCGGTACGTCGTTGTTCGCCGGCTTCCTGCCGACGCTCGCGCAGCTGCCGTTCTTCTGGCTGATGTACACGCTGTTCTCGCGGACCATGGTGGCGGGGGAGTCGAACCAGCTCATCAGCGGCAACCTGCTCGGCGCCCCGCTCGGCGTGCACTGGCCGATCCTCACCGGCACCCCGGCGTACATCGTGATCGCGGTACTACTCGCTGTGGTCGCCTGGTTCTCGGCCCGACTCCAGCTACGCCAACTGGACCCGTCGGCGACCACGTTGTCACGACGCGTCGCTCAACTGCTGCCGTACGGCACCTTGCTGACAGCCGCCTTCGTACCGCTGGCCGCCGGCCTCTACCTCCTGACAACCACCACCTGGACAGTCGCCGAACGCACAATCCTCCAGCGCTAG
- a CDS encoding ROK family transcriptional regulator, whose translation MDTARGAAQAERSANQVACLRFLADADEARTVGAISEGTGLSRPTVHAVLDDLLETGLVEAASPATAGPGRPARAFRFARETGLVAGVDLGPRGARAIICDLSGRRLGYAELAPERKADLSLIPRALDAAAGSIDLGRLRAVGVGLPGVVEADGRLRASLAMPDLVGLPVAELLAKELEQPIVVDNDIKLAALAEQRGGAGRGYSDVVYLQIGHRLSVSIVLNGVIRQGRHRLAGELGAQRGMRWTRNAQRGQLVWSVRPSSAEVLSAAAAGDADAQAEVEDFCAQIAGRIATVLLVVDPEVVVVRGGALQDSGALLRPLAAAVEQELVFPERPPFVASALGREAVVLGAVGNAFDRCSSGIYGVHDYPSPWTHITHELERTTQ comes from the coding sequence ATGGATACTGCACGCGGCGCCGCCCAGGCGGAGCGATCTGCGAACCAGGTCGCGTGCCTGCGTTTCCTCGCCGACGCCGATGAGGCGCGTACGGTCGGGGCGATCAGCGAGGGCACCGGCCTGTCGCGACCGACCGTGCACGCCGTCCTGGACGATCTCCTCGAGACCGGGCTGGTCGAGGCGGCCAGCCCGGCCACGGCCGGTCCGGGCCGACCTGCCCGTGCCTTCCGGTTCGCTCGCGAGACAGGGCTGGTCGCCGGCGTCGACCTCGGTCCCCGCGGGGCCCGCGCGATCATCTGCGACCTGTCTGGCCGCCGGCTTGGGTACGCCGAACTGGCGCCCGAGCGGAAGGCCGATCTCTCACTGATCCCACGGGCACTCGACGCCGCAGCCGGCTCGATCGATCTGGGACGTCTCCGCGCGGTTGGCGTGGGTCTACCCGGCGTGGTCGAGGCCGACGGTCGCCTGCGCGCCAGCCTGGCGATGCCGGACCTGGTCGGCCTGCCCGTCGCGGAGTTGCTGGCGAAGGAGCTCGAACAGCCGATCGTCGTGGACAACGACATCAAGCTGGCGGCGCTGGCGGAGCAACGCGGCGGCGCGGGCCGTGGGTACTCCGATGTCGTCTATCTCCAGATCGGTCATCGGCTGTCCGTGTCGATCGTGCTGAACGGAGTCATCCGGCAGGGCCGTCACCGCCTCGCCGGTGAGCTCGGTGCGCAGCGCGGCATGCGCTGGACCCGCAACGCGCAGCGCGGACAGCTCGTCTGGTCCGTGCGGCCGAGCAGTGCGGAGGTGCTGAGTGCGGCCGCCGCCGGCGACGCCGACGCGCAGGCGGAGGTCGAGGACTTCTGCGCGCAGATCGCCGGGCGGATCGCGACCGTGCTGCTGGTCGTCGATCCGGAGGTCGTGGTCGTGCGCGGCGGGGCTCTGCAGGACAGCGGCGCTCTGCTTCGTCCGCTCGCGGCAGCGGTCGAGCAGGAATTGGTCTTCCCCGAGCGCCCACCTTTCGTCGCCTCGGCACTGGGGCGCGAGGCGGTGGTGCTCGGGGCGGTCGGCAACGCGTTCGACCGGTGCAGCTCAGGTATCTACGGTGTCCACGACTACCCCAGTCCGTGGACCCACATCACTCACGAACTCGAGAGGACCACGCAGTGA